The Snodgrassella alvi wkB2 genome window below encodes:
- a CDS encoding calcium-binding protein, translating to MSQPQVLTKKEIDTWSEQIKTGELSAIGEVYQALAKKGYDYAQWAFGVATADTLTGNGALQFMQAVAKDHKQKLPQARVDSVRRDMALGYLAMLQKKLNEGKGGEDITYDEMLDFHAKVFKDNKLDIGYWTLYTPMSIIQNHASATGSDGQVIGGKQVVENMWQHMRATKGTKLKGSWVSLMLYGVMRDAQKGYIYVNKSNGEVAPIDYIIKNAAYSINFPIANIVVGTDVEKLANVLGYKKVAVSSAEQQQARQWCKDTDMAAAFTAFAKEKVGDNILVYGSTHTWYKDYATPENRLTGKFFANQNTSAATQKRLANNWQLMGGASMTKWIIAAVLNENLADSSSALLSSINEINFLDKGLGFVFEPKAGHRRPIAGATDEYEFKYELEYIDATPDSVLSILQNLTNKGETAKVSQYLHALLQLNPVVVLNPDFTPQQRSVDDVGEDWIKIRCWAIQEMKYAEAVEHNEYVRALLNGLSPTPAPEIDINQQLTMHLRQQKELVESIRTKYGFGKDDVIRFRDANTGLSWVTNGAITQAGHVVLMLSDNATGTHSGSSLGDVIIGGRGDDVIDGGAGDDYLYGGAGNDTLIGGSGNDLLTGGEGTDRYYFNADDGQDRIIDSDGNGYIYLDNKIFSSYQWIGKELNVWQSEDNKWQVWLNKTGDLCIQSLTDNKDILTIEGWNELKGNKLGINLPNMRPPKEKNKILGDWRTKIIHVEGHFEEELESLKGHYHYDWDKRSADGRIIDGKQENGFEDVIFGTANDDEISGLDGGDAIDGMAGDDVILGGDGMDLLAGGGGSDTIRGGAGDDYIFANNHLTISQREKPDERWKMPDYGKKLIHAGPNWGIFVERGNYLIISGISDCFDEPISAVDGMSYGGDFLYGDEGNDFIVGGNLNDYIEGDSVAPGSTQEGDDVVFGMGGNDYIVGGKGKDILYGDGLVRLGHLNSLAGRAHGDDHIDGGEGDDEIIGGGGNDVIIGGDGDDKIYGDDGGKTSREILDSQYHGSDTIYGGAGKDFIVGGGGDDFLYGGNDEDIIYGDSYDMNRNFSQLTCNDHIWGDAGNDELYGGYGDDVIHGGADHDTIYGGHGNDELYGDEGNDVIYGDDENNKEIQGADYIDGGAGNDSLIGGGGDDWIFGGDGDDKIWGDENKNFVDADCSINGNDHLFGGNGNDIIDAGYGTDEVDGGEGNDVIFGGGGHDYLYGGNGDDIIIGDFNNIIGWGIGSGGSSDPILITTENSKYTGDDVIYGGEGNDRIYGDVLQELESFSGNDVLYGEGGDDYINGGYGNDYIDGGIGNDRLIGSGGDDVIYGGDGNDIIYGDSEELVNSDNAKTSGNDVIFGGDGNDFISGGSGNDNLQGDDGNDQLYGGLGDDNLYGGAGNDLLNGGKGNDYLNGGMGDDMYVIKNGDGITTIEDHNGLSYIKVDQIKSLTFSAYKDGIVIKNGVKGDTIYLLGYNLKNRGKDSDLGNIIFTEDGKHGQTLLSLLTKRKPVDMPLIPQFEKDSALSNHLFHSADNSLHEDSGNYAAGLARIPVKNAAPDNYANEIINSGFNYADAMLLKQAMVAMSSGLADSSMAISPPQDKLLGTADNYLSVSAV from the coding sequence ATGTCTCAACCACAGGTCTTAACTAAAAAAGAAATAGATACTTGGAGCGAGCAAATCAAAACCGGCGAGCTGTCGGCTATTGGGGAAGTGTATCAGGCGCTGGCCAAAAAAGGCTATGACTATGCTCAATGGGCATTTGGGGTGGCCACGGCTGATACCCTTACTGGCAATGGCGCTTTGCAGTTTATGCAGGCGGTGGCCAAAGACCATAAACAAAAGCTCCCCCAAGCGCGGGTTGACAGTGTACGGCGCGATATGGCGCTGGGCTATCTAGCCATGCTGCAAAAAAAACTAAATGAAGGTAAAGGCGGTGAAGATATTACCTATGATGAAATGTTAGACTTTCATGCAAAAGTTTTTAAAGACAATAAGCTGGATATCGGCTACTGGACGCTGTATACACCGATGTCGATTATCCAGAATCATGCTTCGGCTACCGGAAGCGATGGTCAGGTGATTGGTGGTAAGCAGGTTGTGGAAAATATGTGGCAGCATATGCGGGCTACTAAGGGAACCAAGCTTAAAGGCTCATGGGTAAGCCTGATGTTATACGGAGTAATGCGGGATGCGCAGAAGGGCTACATTTACGTTAATAAGTCCAACGGTGAGGTTGCGCCAATAGACTACATTATCAAGAATGCTGCTTATTCAATTAATTTTCCTATCGCTAATATTGTAGTAGGCACCGATGTGGAGAAGTTGGCTAATGTACTTGGCTATAAAAAGGTGGCCGTTTCCAGTGCTGAGCAGCAGCAGGCGCGGCAGTGGTGCAAAGATACGGATATGGCGGCTGCTTTCACTGCTTTTGCCAAGGAAAAGGTTGGCGATAATATACTTGTTTATGGTTCAACTCATACTTGGTATAAGGATTATGCTACGCCGGAAAACAGACTTACCGGCAAGTTTTTTGCCAATCAGAATACTTCTGCTGCCACGCAGAAGCGGCTGGCCAATAACTGGCAATTGATGGGCGGCGCGAGTATGACTAAATGGATTATCGCCGCGGTATTAAATGAAAATCTGGCCGATAGTTCTAGCGCGCTACTGTCTTCCATTAATGAGATTAACTTTCTGGATAAGGGATTGGGGTTTGTTTTTGAGCCTAAAGCTGGGCATCGCAGGCCGATAGCGGGTGCAACAGATGAGTATGAATTCAAATATGAGCTGGAATATATTGATGCTACGCCGGATAGTGTGCTGAGTATTTTGCAGAATTTAACCAATAAGGGAGAAACAGCTAAGGTATCGCAGTATTTACATGCGCTGTTGCAGTTGAATCCGGTGGTGGTATTGAATCCGGATTTTACGCCACAGCAAAGAAGTGTGGATGATGTAGGTGAAGACTGGATTAAAATCCGCTGCTGGGCCATTCAGGAGATGAAATACGCTGAGGCAGTAGAACACAATGAGTATGTACGTGCCCTGCTCAATGGGCTGTCGCCTACTCCGGCTCCCGAGATTGATATTAATCAGCAGCTAACCATGCATCTGCGGCAACAGAAAGAGCTGGTTGAGTCTATCCGGACGAAATATGGTTTTGGTAAAGATGATGTGATTCGTTTTCGTGATGCGAATACCGGCCTAAGCTGGGTGACCAATGGTGCGATAACTCAAGCCGGCCATGTGGTGCTGATGCTTTCTGATAATGCCACTGGTACTCATTCTGGCAGTAGTTTAGGTGATGTGATTATAGGTGGTCGCGGTGATGATGTTATCGATGGCGGCGCCGGCGATGACTATTTATATGGTGGTGCCGGGAATGATACGTTGATTGGCGGTAGCGGCAATGATTTATTGACTGGTGGTGAGGGAACAGACCGTTATTATTTCAATGCAGATGATGGGCAGGATCGTATTATCGATAGTGATGGTAATGGCTATATCTATCTGGACAATAAGATTTTTTCATCATATCAGTGGATAGGGAAAGAGCTGAATGTATGGCAGTCAGAGGATAATAAATGGCAGGTGTGGCTGAATAAAACCGGTGATTTATGCATTCAGTCCCTGACAGACAATAAAGATATTCTTACTATTGAGGGATGGAATGAGCTTAAAGGAAATAAACTCGGCATTAATTTACCCAATATGCGCCCGCCTAAGGAAAAAAATAAAATTCTGGGCGACTGGCGCACGAAAATCATTCATGTAGAAGGCCATTTTGAGGAAGAGTTAGAGTCTCTTAAAGGCCATTATCACTATGATTGGGATAAGCGCAGTGCCGACGGCCGTATTATCGATGGTAAACAAGAAAACGGCTTTGAGGATGTTATTTTCGGCACAGCCAATGATGATGAAATTTCGGGGCTGGACGGCGGCGATGCTATTGATGGCATGGCCGGTGATGATGTGATTCTGGGTGGCGATGGCATGGATCTGCTCGCAGGCGGCGGTGGCTCCGATACCATCAGAGGTGGTGCCGGAGATGATTATATTTTTGCCAATAATCATTTAACGATATCTCAACGAGAGAAGCCGGATGAGCGCTGGAAGATGCCTGATTATGGTAAAAAACTGATTCATGCTGGCCCAAACTGGGGTATATTTGTAGAAAGAGGTAATTATTTGATTATCTCTGGTATTAGCGACTGTTTTGATGAGCCCATCTCTGCTGTGGACGGTATGTCATATGGGGGAGATTTTCTATATGGTGATGAGGGCAATGACTTTATTGTTGGTGGTAATCTGAATGATTATATCGAAGGTGATTCGGTAGCACCGGGCAGTACGCAAGAAGGAGATGATGTCGTTTTTGGTATGGGTGGCAATGATTATATTGTCGGTGGCAAGGGCAAAGATATCTTATATGGCGATGGTCTTGTTAGACTAGGTCACTTAAATTCTCTTGCTGGCAGGGCTCATGGAGATGATCACATTGATGGCGGCGAAGGTGATGATGAAATCATTGGTGGTGGCGGCAATGATGTGATTATTGGCGGCGATGGTGATGACAAAATTTATGGCGATGATGGTGGAAAGACATCAAGAGAAATACTTGATAGCCAATATCATGGTAGTGACACCATTTATGGCGGTGCCGGTAAAGACTTTATTGTAGGTGGTGGTGGCGATGATTTTCTCTATGGCGGTAATGACGAAGACATTATATATGGCGATTCTTATGATATGAATAGAAATTTTTCACAATTAACATGCAATGATCATATCTGGGGCGATGCCGGTAATGATGAGCTGTATGGTGGCTACGGAGACGATGTGATTCATGGCGGCGCTGATCATGACACAATTTATGGCGGCCACGGTAATGATGAGCTTTATGGCGATGAAGGCAATGACGTTATTTACGGGGATGATGAGAATAACAAAGAAATTCAGGGTGCAGACTATATTGATGGCGGCGCCGGCAATGATAGTTTAATAGGCGGCGGTGGAGACGATTGGATTTTCGGGGGCGATGGCGATGATAAGATATGGGGTGATGAGAATAAAAATTTTGTCGATGCTGACTGTTCAATAAACGGTAATGATCATCTGTTTGGCGGAAATGGTAATGATATTATTGATGCCGGATATGGTACTGATGAAGTTGATGGCGGCGAAGGAAATGATGTTATATTCGGCGGCGGTGGTCATGATTACCTTTATGGTGGAAATGGCGACGATATAATTATCGGTGATTTCAATAATATTATTGGTTGGGGAATTGGTTCGGGTGGTTCTAGTGATCCTATTTTAATTACAACCGAAAATTCTAAATATACCGGCGATGATGTTATATACGGCGGAGAGGGTAATGACAGAATATATGGAGATGTTTTGCAAGAATTAGAAAGTTTTTCTGGAAATGATGTTTTATATGGTGAAGGAGGAGACGATTATATTAATGGGGGTTATGGTAATGATTACATTGATGGAGGTATCGGTAACGACCGGCTGATTGGCAGTGGTGGTGATGATGTGATTTATGGTGGTGATGGTAATGATATTATTTATGGCGACAGTGAAGAACTTGTAAATAGCGATAATGCAAAAACCAGTGGTAATGACGTTATCTTCGGAGGAGATGGAAACGATTTTATCAGTGGCGGCAGCGGCAATGATAATTTACAGGGTGATGATGGCAATGATCAGCTGTATGGAGGCCTGGGCGATGATAATTTATATGGCGGAGCCGGTAATGATTTGCTTAACGGTGGTAAAGGCAATGACTATCTAAATGGCGGTATGGGTGATGATATGTATGTAATTAAAAACGGCGACGGCATCACTACAATTGAAGACCATAATGGATTGTCTTATATTAAGGTTGATCAGATAAAATCGCTTACTTTCAGTGCTTATAAAGACGGAATAGTGATTAAAAACGGGGTTAAAGGCGATACTATTTATCTGCTCGGCTATAATTTGAAAAACCGGGGCAAAGATTCTGATTTAGGCAATATTATATTTACCGAAGATGGTAAGCATGGGCAAACTTTATTAAGCCTGCTTACAAAGCGAAAACCTGTTGATATGCCCCTTATTCCGCAGTTTGAAAAAGATTCGGCTCTCAGTAATCACCTGTTCCATTCTGCTGACAATAGTCTGCATGAAGATTCAGGCAATTATGCCGCAGGCCTTGCCAGAATTCCTGTAAAGAATGCGGCACCGGATAACTATGCCAATGAAATTATCAATTCCGGTTTTAATTACGCTGATGCGATGTTACTCAAGCAGGCAATGGTGGCTATGAGTTCAGGACTTGCTGATAGCAGCATGGCAATATCACCGCCACAGGATAAACTTTTAGGTACTGCTGATAATTATTTGAGTGTTTCGGCTGTATAA
- the hslO gene encoding Hsp33 family molecular chaperone HslO encodes MTENKMVQADQLTRFMFDDCPVRGLQVNLQQVWRHVAANKVYPKAIHQALGELTVAAVLLASNLKFDGNLIVQVQGKGILKMLVAEATSAATCRATARWDESAVIDDNMTLVDLLGEGGMFVLTLQPSQGESWQGMVELSGSSIAQMLMNYMARSEQLATYIMLAADDEHVSGLLLQKLPEQDIDEDSWTELSALSETLTADELLRLDVQTLLFRLFHEHELRVFTPQNVEFSCTCSRAKVGDMLLLLGGQEVGEAVAEQGSIEVNCDFCHARYVFDEADVNSLFGTDIVATAQEELAARQLNH; translated from the coding sequence ATGACAGAAAATAAGATGGTACAAGCAGATCAGTTAACGAGGTTTATGTTTGATGACTGTCCTGTACGTGGTCTGCAAGTGAATTTGCAGCAGGTATGGCGGCATGTGGCAGCAAATAAAGTTTATCCTAAGGCAATTCATCAAGCTCTGGGTGAGCTGACTGTGGCTGCGGTATTGTTGGCCAGTAATCTGAAATTTGACGGTAATCTGATAGTACAGGTGCAGGGTAAGGGCATTTTGAAAATGCTGGTAGCGGAAGCCACATCGGCAGCAACCTGCCGAGCAACAGCACGCTGGGATGAATCTGCTGTCATTGATGACAATATGACACTGGTAGATTTGCTTGGTGAAGGAGGAATGTTTGTACTGACTTTGCAGCCCTCTCAGGGTGAATCCTGGCAGGGTATGGTGGAGCTTAGTGGTAGCAGTATTGCTCAGATGCTGATGAATTATATGGCGCGTTCCGAACAGCTGGCTACGTATATTATGCTTGCTGCGGATGATGAGCATGTCAGCGGTCTATTACTGCAAAAGTTACCCGAACAGGATATAGATGAAGATAGCTGGACAGAGTTATCAGCTTTATCTGAGACGCTTACGGCGGATGAGTTGTTGCGGCTGGATGTGCAGACATTGTTATTCAGGCTGTTTCATGAGCATGAGCTAAGGGTGTTTACACCTCAGAATGTTGAATTTTCCTGTACCTGCTCGCGTGCTAAGGTTGGTGATATGCTGCTATTGCTTGGCGGGCAGGAAGTAGGTGAGGCTGTAGCAGAGCAGGGTAGTATTGAGGTGAACTGTGATTTTTGTCATGCACGCTATGTATTTGATGAGGCAGATGTGAATTCTTTGTTTGGTACTGATATTGTGGCTACTGCGCAGGAGGAACTGGCCGCACGTCAGCTTAATCATTAA